The Pseudomonas sp. G2-4 genome window below encodes:
- a CDS encoding AraC family transcriptional regulator: MTSGAFSQFGFSRVHSLTLRDPMQLTERSQALQRLIEKVSLQIGLNEVCTTSIPGLSFYRIAELGTPTYCIYEPCVAIILQGAKEISFGEEACGFGQGAFFVTSVDIPTLARVTAANEQTPYLSVVLKLDFSMLNEVILTLEPPKQEMATEARGFVSGVATSEMLDAFARLATLIERPLEAGLMSGLIKREIYGRLLLSEAGHLLRSVTRDGYRDKGIVRAVEWLKYHYDKPLQIADLAERSGMASSTLHHRFRKLTGTSPLQYQKSLRLQAARSLMLTERIDVNTAALRVGYESVAQFSREYARRFGAPPSRDIKHARENGGRLD; this comes from the coding sequence ATGACGAGCGGTGCTTTCTCGCAGTTCGGTTTCAGCCGTGTGCATTCCCTGACCTTGCGCGATCCGATGCAGCTCACCGAACGCTCCCAAGCGCTCCAGCGGCTTATCGAAAAAGTCAGCCTGCAGATTGGCTTGAACGAGGTTTGCACAACGTCGATTCCAGGCTTGAGCTTTTATCGAATAGCCGAGCTAGGTACGCCCACGTACTGCATTTATGAGCCTTGCGTGGCCATTATCCTGCAGGGCGCGAAGGAGATCTCGTTCGGCGAGGAAGCCTGTGGGTTCGGGCAAGGGGCGTTTTTCGTCACTTCAGTCGATATCCCCACACTGGCTCGCGTTACCGCGGCTAACGAGCAAACCCCTTATTTATCCGTTGTGTTGAAGCTCGATTTTTCCATGCTCAATGAAGTGATCCTGACCCTGGAACCGCCAAAGCAGGAAATGGCTACTGAAGCGCGGGGCTTCGTATCCGGTGTGGCGACGAGCGAGATGCTCGATGCGTTCGCTCGACTCGCCACGCTGATCGAACGGCCGCTTGAAGCAGGCTTGATGTCGGGCCTTATCAAGCGGGAGATATACGGTAGGCTGCTGCTCAGTGAAGCGGGGCATTTGTTGCGCAGCGTCACTCGCGATGGTTACCGAGATAAGGGCATCGTAAGAGCCGTCGAATGGCTAAAATATCACTACGATAAACCGTTGCAGATAGCCGACCTCGCCGAACGATCAGGCATGGCCAGCTCCACGCTGCATCACCGTTTTCGCAAGCTGACAGGCACCAGCCCCCTTCAGTATCAAAAATCGCTACGGCTGCAAGCCGCGCGTAGCCTGATGTTGACCGAGCGGATAGACGTCAACACCGCTGCGTTGCGAGTCGGCTATGAAAGCGTTGCCCAATTCAGCCGCGAATATGCCCGGCGCTTCGGAGCGCCACCCTCGAGAGACATCAAGCACGCACGGGAAAATGGTGGGCGGCTCGATTAG
- a CDS encoding LysR family transcriptional regulator, translated as MHLPQLQWETQRVFLAVLRTGSLSAAARALGIAQATARRRIDALERSVGTSLFVRSPAGLMPTDNARELTGHAQSMALAAEAFARAASAQANVSGGIVRVTSNQLLAVEILPSMLHEIRAAQPQIALELSVSNRLEDLALQEADVAVRIRRPVEASIITRHVGDLRVGLYATAGLLEHRGRPRCADELSEYPVIGPDRNLTEQAFLAQQGFLCSGEHVVFRSDDHLAQFAALRAGLGIGVCSSQLARRHDLVRVLPEQVDFPVDIWIAMHHDLKRVRRVSLVFDALSQSLSRFLADA; from the coding sequence ATGCACCTCCCGCAACTTCAATGGGAAACCCAGCGTGTTTTCCTGGCCGTTCTTCGAACGGGAAGCTTGTCCGCAGCCGCACGAGCGCTGGGCATCGCTCAAGCCACCGCCAGACGACGTATCGACGCGCTGGAACGCAGCGTGGGAACGAGCCTGTTCGTCCGTTCGCCAGCGGGATTGATGCCCACGGACAACGCCCGAGAGTTGACTGGCCATGCCCAATCGATGGCATTGGCCGCCGAAGCGTTTGCCCGTGCGGCATCCGCGCAGGCCAATGTGTCTGGCGGAATTGTACGGGTCACCAGCAATCAGTTGCTGGCCGTGGAGATACTGCCTTCGATGCTGCACGAGATCCGCGCTGCTCAGCCCCAAATAGCGCTCGAACTGAGCGTATCGAATCGCCTGGAAGATCTGGCATTGCAGGAAGCGGATGTGGCCGTACGCATTCGTCGTCCCGTCGAGGCCTCCATCATCACTCGCCATGTGGGTGACCTGCGTGTGGGCCTGTATGCGACGGCGGGGTTGCTCGAGCACCGAGGTCGGCCTCGATGCGCAGATGAACTGAGCGAATACCCTGTCATCGGTCCGGACCGCAATTTGACTGAGCAGGCGTTCTTGGCACAACAGGGTTTTCTTTGTAGCGGAGAACATGTGGTCTTTCGCAGCGACGATCATCTGGCCCAGTTCGCAGCGCTGCGGGCGGGACTGGGTATCGGCGTGTGCTCAAGTCAACTGGCGCGCCGTCACGATCTGGTGCGCGTGCTGCCCGAACAAGTGGACTTCCCGGTTGACATCTGGATCGCGATGCACCACGACCTGAAGCGGGTGCGGCGTGTTTCGCTGGTGTTTGACGCGCTCTCGCAATCGTTGTCACGTTTTTTAGCCGACGCTTAA
- a CDS encoding FAD-dependent oxidoreductase, translating to MNAPLIIVGAGHAGGRAALTLREQGYTGRLILIGDELHLPYERPPLSKGLLQGTMNLDDCSLWSDSRLTELNIEHLAGNPVKSLDPQHHRLQLTDGRWLPYSRLLLATGGRARRLSLVPEPLANVLYLRTHDEALALRSALMPGTRLVIIGGGFIGLEVAATARTLGCQVTLLEAGPRLAGRVLPEAVSQALLDLHRQQGVDVRLNVALERVQGIERAEAVQLVDGQVLPCDWVVVGIGMQPNIELAAAAGLEVGQGIRVDAQLRTSAPDIFAAGDVCEFRLHADALFQRQETWRNAETQGRHAALNLLGGELPFEGVPGFWSDQYDWGLQTVGVISPTPPSAVRTLADGGLLLFYLDTYQRLQGACGWGQGNSVAKDIKLCERLIANLTPLSVDALADADVPLKHLLRP from the coding sequence ATGAATGCTCCACTGATTATCGTCGGCGCCGGCCATGCCGGTGGCCGTGCGGCGCTGACCTTGCGCGAGCAGGGTTATACCGGTCGGCTGATCCTGATCGGCGATGAACTTCATTTGCCGTACGAGCGTCCTCCGCTGTCCAAGGGCTTGCTGCAGGGCACGATGAACCTGGACGATTGCAGCCTGTGGAGCGATAGCCGGCTCACTGAACTGAACATCGAACACCTGGCGGGCAATCCGGTAAAAAGCCTGGATCCGCAGCACCACCGCCTGCAATTGACCGACGGACGTTGGTTGCCCTACAGCCGATTACTGTTGGCAACCGGGGGTAGAGCGCGTCGCTTGTCCCTGGTGCCTGAACCTCTGGCCAACGTGCTTTACCTGCGCACCCATGACGAAGCCCTGGCCCTGCGCAGCGCATTGATGCCCGGCACGCGCCTGGTGATCATCGGCGGTGGCTTTATCGGCCTCGAAGTCGCGGCAACGGCCCGAACCTTAGGCTGTCAGGTGACGTTGCTGGAAGCCGGGCCACGACTGGCCGGGCGAGTATTGCCTGAAGCTGTGTCCCAGGCCTTGTTGGATTTGCATCGGCAACAGGGCGTGGACGTGCGGCTGAACGTAGCGCTTGAAAGGGTACAAGGCATCGAGCGCGCTGAGGCGGTGCAACTGGTGGACGGCCAGGTGTTGCCCTGTGACTGGGTGGTGGTCGGTATCGGCATGCAACCCAACATCGAATTGGCCGCGGCGGCGGGGCTTGAGGTGGGCCAGGGAATTCGAGTCGATGCCCAGTTGCGCACCAGCGCGCCAGACATCTTTGCCGCCGGCGATGTGTGTGAGTTTCGCCTGCACGCCGACGCGTTATTCCAGCGCCAGGAAACCTGGCGCAATGCCGAGACCCAGGGCCGTCACGCGGCATTGAATCTGTTGGGCGGCGAGTTGCCGTTCGAGGGTGTTCCCGGCTTCTGGTCTGATCAGTACGACTGGGGCTTGCAGACGGTGGGCGTGATCTCACCGACGCCACCTTCGGCCGTTCGCACCCTGGCAGACGGTGGTCTGCTGCTGTTCTACCTGGACACCTACCAGCGTTTGCAAGGGGCCTGCGGTTGGGGGCAGGGCAACAGCGTTGCCAAGGACATCAAGTTGTGTGAACGGCTGATTGCCAACCTGACCCCACTCTCTGTGGACGCGTTGGCCGACGCCGATGTGCCTCTCAAACATCTACTAAGGCCCTGA
- a CDS encoding GFA family protein, with protein MKLAGGCRCGAVSYRSLSDLQVAIYACHCQSCQTWSGSSFALHAMLPGNAFILEGPTLEYTYEDQRQVAHHCLCATCHTRIYNTTSAAPGFWILRAGTLDDSASLSPVAHIWVKHKQPWLNLPVNIATWPESPTPEAFAAALNAGDR; from the coding sequence ATGAAACTTGCCGGTGGTTGCCGTTGCGGCGCCGTATCCTATCGTTCACTCAGCGACCTGCAGGTCGCCATCTATGCTTGTCATTGCCAGTCTTGCCAGACCTGGAGCGGCAGCAGCTTCGCGCTGCATGCCATGCTGCCCGGTAACGCGTTTATCCTGGAAGGCCCGACCCTCGAATATACCTATGAAGACCAAAGGCAAGTCGCGCATCACTGTCTCTGTGCGACTTGCCATACGCGCATCTATAACACCACTTCGGCCGCGCCTGGTTTTTGGATTCTGCGCGCAGGCACGCTCGACGACAGCGCATCCTTGAGCCCCGTTGCGCACATCTGGGTCAAGCACAAACAGCCTTGGCTGAACCTGCCCGTCAACATCGCAACCTGGCCAGAAAGCCCCACGCCCGAGGCGTTCGCGGCAGCTTTGAACGCGGGGGATCGATGA
- a CDS encoding MocE family 2Fe-2S type ferredoxin: protein MNDQWIDVCAVGEINEEDVIRFDHGPHTYAIYRSADNEFFATAGLCTHESIHLADGLVMDHVIECPKHNGRFDYRTGKALGAPVCVNLKTYPVRVDAGRVLLAISA, encoded by the coding sequence ATGAACGATCAATGGATCGATGTATGCGCCGTGGGCGAAATCAATGAAGAAGACGTCATTCGCTTCGACCACGGTCCGCATACCTATGCCATCTACCGCTCTGCTGACAACGAGTTTTTCGCCACTGCTGGCCTGTGTACTCACGAGTCGATCCACCTGGCTGACGGCCTGGTGATGGACCACGTCATCGAGTGCCCCAAGCACAACGGGCGCTTTGACTATCGCACCGGCAAAGCCTTGGGGGCGCCAGTGTGCGTCAATCTCAAGACCTATCCGGTACGGGTCGACGCGGGGCGGGTTCTGCTCGCCATTTCGGCTTGA
- a CDS encoding aldo/keto reductase gives MDRRDFLTYSAVGTVAAALLPASSIASSVATAPVPSSLTEPGSVMRTEGRIVRADLPVNLPSHTMRYMTPQRFGMGGTQIGNIFAPISDEQAGLVLQAAWEAGVRLYDTSPFYGFGLSEYRLGRFLRGKNPDDYVVSTKVGRVLTAAGGQRADHAIWKSPAPFNYRYDYTAAGARRSVEDSLQRLGLPRIDIVFIHDISPDNTELEGGWEAAYRIARTGAMVELEKMRDEGLIKAWGFGVNTPNAVVRAVAGYDPTPDIVLLACQYSLLDHGDALRNTFPALSRKGTSAVVGTPLNDGFLGGRSRYNFSPDLPAGAVEKRARIMAVASRHGIDIHTAALQFAAAHPQVSAIIPGARSPGQIVSNVQAMKVGIPAAFWDELKSQSLIDAQAPVPS, from the coding sequence ATGGACAGACGAGATTTTCTTACCTATTCGGCAGTGGGTACTGTTGCAGCCGCTTTGCTGCCAGCATCGAGCATCGCAAGTTCGGTAGCTACTGCCCCGGTGCCCTCTTCGCTGACGGAGCCTGGAAGCGTGATGCGTACCGAAGGACGGATCGTGCGTGCAGACCTGCCCGTCAATTTACCCTCGCATACAATGAGATACATGACGCCTCAACGCTTTGGTATGGGCGGGACGCAGATCGGCAATATCTTTGCGCCGATCAGCGACGAGCAGGCGGGCTTGGTTCTGCAGGCTGCTTGGGAGGCAGGTGTAAGGCTTTACGACACCTCGCCGTTCTACGGGTTTGGCTTGAGTGAATATCGTCTAGGCCGCTTCCTGCGCGGCAAAAATCCAGACGACTATGTGGTGTCCACCAAGGTCGGCCGCGTATTGACGGCCGCTGGTGGCCAGCGCGCGGACCATGCTATCTGGAAGTCGCCGGCGCCCTTCAACTACCGATATGACTACACTGCTGCAGGCGCGCGTCGCTCCGTGGAAGACAGTCTGCAGCGTCTAGGGCTGCCACGTATCGATATCGTCTTTATCCATGACATCTCGCCCGATAACACCGAACTGGAAGGCGGTTGGGAAGCGGCGTATCGAATTGCGCGCACAGGGGCGATGGTCGAGCTTGAAAAGATGCGTGATGAGGGTCTCATCAAGGCATGGGGCTTCGGAGTCAATACGCCGAATGCCGTGGTTCGGGCGGTAGCCGGTTATGACCCGACTCCCGACATCGTGTTGCTTGCCTGCCAGTATTCCCTCCTTGACCACGGCGATGCGTTGCGCAACACCTTTCCGGCGTTGAGCAGGAAGGGCACCAGCGCCGTGGTTGGAACACCACTGAATGATGGATTTCTGGGGGGGCGCAGCCGATACAACTTCAGCCCGGATCTGCCTGCCGGAGCGGTGGAAAAGCGCGCGCGAATCATGGCGGTTGCCAGCCGACATGGCATCGATATTCATACTGCCGCCCTGCAGTTCGCGGCAGCACATCCGCAAGTGTCCGCGATCATTCCGGGGGCACGTTCGCCGGGGCAGATCGTTTCCAATGTACAGGCGATGAAGGTCGGTATTCCGGCAGCCTTTTGGGATGAACTGAAGAGCCAGAGCTTGATCGATGCTCAAGCACCGGTTCCTTCATGA
- a CDS encoding sugar phosphate isomerase/epimerase — MREFLVFQSLWAMQDHRGQCDLSLEAQVEKIAAAGFDGITDHFWIAPQAERLHAAAKAQGLQIEGQLFPRTVNDLAQALEVASRYGCHHLTLQADVRPRTLAQAITLIEGWQRLAEQVDFPILLETHRYRLTSDLLFTLDLLAQMPDLKLLADLSHYVVGRELPESAAAEDDEQIHTILRHSWGFHGRVANSEQVQVPLTFTQHRPWLDRFLGWWRYGIKDWLARPNTPASLSFTCELGPPPYAITGSDGRDITDRWGEALMLKELMRGVWDECQAGR; from the coding sequence ATGCGTGAGTTCCTGGTATTTCAGTCCCTGTGGGCCATGCAAGATCACCGTGGTCAATGCGATCTTTCCCTGGAGGCGCAGGTGGAGAAGATTGCCGCTGCTGGCTTCGATGGGATCACCGACCATTTCTGGATCGCGCCACAGGCCGAACGTCTGCATGCCGCTGCCAAGGCGCAAGGCCTGCAAATCGAAGGTCAACTGTTTCCCCGCACCGTGAATGACTTGGCGCAAGCACTTGAGGTTGCCTCCCGTTACGGCTGCCACCACCTCACGCTGCAAGCCGACGTCCGGCCGCGCACGCTGGCACAAGCGATCACTCTGATCGAAGGCTGGCAGCGTCTGGCCGAGCAGGTGGACTTTCCGATCCTGCTGGAAACCCACCGCTATCGTCTCACCAGTGACCTGTTGTTCACCCTCGACTTGCTCGCGCAGATGCCCGACCTCAAGTTGTTGGCTGACTTGTCCCATTACGTCGTGGGCCGCGAATTGCCTGAGTCGGCCGCGGCCGAAGACGACGAACAGATTCACACCATCCTACGACACAGTTGGGGTTTTCACGGGCGAGTCGCTAATAGTGAGCAGGTCCAGGTGCCCTTGACCTTTACCCAGCATCGCCCCTGGTTGGACCGGTTTCTAGGCTGGTGGCGTTACGGAATCAAGGATTGGCTGGCGCGACCGAACACACCCGCGAGCCTGTCCTTCACCTGTGAACTTGGGCCGCCACCCTATGCGATCACAGGGAGTGATGGGCGCGACATAACGGATCGCTGGGGCGAGGCGCTGATGCTGAAGGAACTGATGCGGGGTGTTTGGGATGAATGTCAGGCGGGGCGCTGA
- a CDS encoding MFS transporter produces the protein MTIEPSLRPWLFAWGAQVASTLGSALAAFSLGIWLLQQHGSVTDYAWVIALSALPGLVLAPLAGWLVDRCEARALLLGVEACGGAAALALWWLFESNALDRWQVYAFAAVNSSTLVVRMLVCQAAIPRLLRSPQAIGRANGLMQLMVGLPQLIAPTLAAVLLGSVGVAGVLLLDLGAVLLCATVLIWIGLFVSAVRGTGQGRVDLEGGSSVVLAVLRGRPALWALLAYLGLEHLMLGLASALLSPLVLERHSVLVLGTLMTCGGLGMLGGSLWVVARPPARLIRTVLLADLLLGAAVLTIGASASPVVLYVAAFVAFGCFSLSTSSDQSFWQRSLPANALGRVLSARQMVCLLAMPIGALGAGALADGWAITLMSKTGEWQARLAPLLGTGKVGGLSLLFAAAGLLYVLLASLGLAFGPLRHLQPELPLSGAKLDQGPGASGATEPTA, from the coding sequence ATGACGATTGAACCTTCGCTACGCCCATGGCTGTTTGCCTGGGGCGCCCAGGTCGCGTCCACCCTGGGCTCGGCCCTGGCGGCGTTCAGCCTGGGGATCTGGTTGCTGCAGCAACACGGCAGCGTCACCGACTACGCCTGGGTCATCGCCCTGTCAGCCTTGCCCGGACTGGTGCTGGCGCCGCTGGCCGGCTGGTTGGTGGACCGCTGTGAAGCGCGTGCTTTGCTGTTGGGCGTGGAAGCCTGTGGCGGCGCGGCGGCGCTGGCGCTCTGGTGGCTGTTCGAATCCAACGCCCTGGACCGATGGCAGGTGTACGCCTTCGCCGCTGTGAACTCCAGCACCCTGGTGGTGCGCATGCTGGTGTGTCAGGCGGCCATCCCGCGACTTCTGCGCAGCCCCCAGGCGATCGGCCGGGCCAATGGCCTGATGCAATTGATGGTGGGCTTGCCACAGCTGATCGCCCCTACCCTGGCGGCGGTGCTGCTGGGTAGCGTCGGGGTGGCGGGGGTGCTGTTGCTGGACCTTGGCGCCGTGCTGTTATGCGCCACCGTCCTTATCTGGATCGGCCTGTTCGTCAGCGCCGTGCGCGGCACCGGCCAGGGCCGCGTCGACTTAGAGGGCGGATCGTCGGTGGTCCTGGCAGTGCTGCGCGGGCGTCCGGCGCTGTGGGCGTTGCTGGCCTACCTCGGGCTGGAGCACTTGATGCTCGGCCTGGCCTCGGCGCTGTTGTCGCCACTGGTGCTGGAACGCCACTCGGTGCTGGTGCTGGGCACACTGATGACCTGCGGCGGCCTGGGCATGCTCGGCGGCTCGCTGTGGGTGGTGGCCCGGCCGCCGGCGCGGCTGATCCGCACTGTATTGCTCGCCGACCTGCTGCTCGGCGCCGCCGTCCTGACCATCGGCGCCAGCGCTTCGCCGGTGGTGCTATATGTGGCCGCCTTCGTCGCGTTCGGCTGTTTTTCCCTGAGCACCAGCAGCGACCAAAGTTTCTGGCAACGCAGCCTGCCCGCCAACGCCCTCGGCCGGGTCTTGTCGGCCCGGCAGATGGTTTGCCTGCTGGCAATGCCCATTGGCGCCCTGGGCGCCGGCGCATTGGCCGACGGCTGGGCGATCACATTGATGAGCAAAACCGGAGAGTGGCAAGCCAGACTGGCGCCGCTGTTGGGAACGGGCAAGGTGGGCGGCCTGAGCCTACTGTTTGCCGCGGCAGGCCTGTTGTATGTGCTGCTGGCCAGCCTGGGGCTGGCCTTCGGCCCCTTGCGGCACCTGCAGCCAGAGTTGCCGTTATCCGGCGCGAAGCTCGACCAAGGGCCTGGGGCAAGCGGCGCGACAGAGCCGACTGCTTAG
- a CDS encoding FAD-dependent oxidoreductase — MQQYDVAVLGLGAIGAATVYHLASAGAKVIGIDRHHPPHDQGSSHGDTRIAAIGPEADTAANLDNALVALSAGARLPEPFC; from the coding sequence ATGCAGCAATATGACGTTGCGGTGCTAGGTCTAGGCGCAATTGGGGCCGCCACTGTGTATCACCTCGCGAGCGCCGGGGCCAAGGTGATAGGCATAGACCGCCATCATCCTCCCCACGACCAAGGCTCAAGTCATGGCGACACGCGGATTGCCGCAATCGGCCCAGAAGCGGACACCGCGGCAAACCTGGATAATGCATTGGTCGCGCTTTCGGCAGGTGCCCGTTTACCTGAGCCATTTTGCTAA